One Gossypium hirsutum isolate 1008001.06 chromosome A08, Gossypium_hirsutum_v2.1, whole genome shotgun sequence genomic window, AGTATTGAATGACCATAACTAGCTTCTCGGAATGTAGAATACTCTGGTTAGAgatctaaaaatttcaaaataaaaaaaccatttGCTTAATTTAGTGAGGTATATAGTTTGTAACAGATTAATTGTAAACAAGTAGCTAAATATCATTGTTATCTTTGTTGCAACATGCCATCAAACTAACTTTCCAGCTAGACTTTCTTGATTTCCACCATCTCTAACAGTGATGTAAACTAGAGCTAATTTGTCTGGTACAGGGTAAATTTTGCCACTTGATACATTGTACCTTATATTTGAGATTCGATATTGAGAATTCAGAGGAAAGAAGCATGAGCCTTCTTTCCATAAAATAGACCAATGGTTGTACTGAAATAGATACAATGGATAAAAAATTATGCATGAAAGAGTTTGGTATAAAGAGTTCAGATGGCTAAAAAATGACTTGAATCCATTAATGACCTAAGACCTTCAGCTTTCCTGCACAATGCATGAAGGAACATGTATCAGTGGAGATGACATCCACAATCTCACATCACATTAATTGAGTTTCACCAAAAAAGATGAATAAATGGGATTCTAGGTGCTAATGCATGAACCAACCAATAAGTCAATTTTGGATATTAGTCATAAAATTACAATATGGCAACATGGTACTTCTAGTTAAAGATAAACTTGCTGACAGTATATCAAGTGATGACTAGTGAAGTTAATGTAGGGCGGAAATGACCTTACCTTTTAAGGAGACCTCTCCATTAAGAAACCCAAAAACAGAAAAGGAAACTTTTTTTCGTACAGATTCAGGAGCTTCAATAGCCTGAACCATGTCCTTGGTCTTGAAGAAAAGTTGCCCCAATGCACTTCTGTGGCCGCCTCCTGGTGACGTGGGATTTGAACAGTAAACCACATCCCAATCTGGAAAAACCACAAGACCTCGCCAACAATGGCGGAAGGATACAAAGGAAGAGagccaagaagaagaagaagaagaagaagaagaagagaaaagacaTGGTCTTTTAATGGAAAAGAATCAGACCCCGCCAAATTAAGCAAAAAAGACTTTTTTTTACAgtatcttctttttcttctttattaagggttttttttcaatttcttcttaaCTTGGGTGGGTTTCCACTGTGAACatccaacgtggcaagttaattGGCCACATCAGCTATTTAACTTCCACATCATCGGTCCCGTTAAGACACTAATGGAAACTGTTAGTCAGTGACTGTTTAATCACTTTTTTATAACATTAgtgactattttattatttttcaaaaattgagtgactgaaatgaaatctaggtgactaTTTTGTTAGCTATCCCAAAGTTAAGTGACTGTTGgtataatttaccctttaaataatgaattaataaaacattttactTATGCCTTTTGGAAATAGCAATGCATATACCTAGCACAAGTcaataaacaatttattaaatatattttaggtaccaaataaaaaaaataaatatcatattaaaaaaaagttaaacttGAATATCgaatcaaacaaaaaatttaaatactaaattaataaaaaaatgtttaagtgAAGTAACAAATTGGACCATAAACAAAGATTATATGAAGCGTggaataatttttaatgtttccaGAGCACGTGAGCTGGGTCACGTGTTTTCACCTGTTCTATACTTCTATTCCGACCGCGGAGATTCTGTATCCCGCCTCCAATCTTGtattcaaattaaaaaagaaaaagaaagaaaatcagaAAGTTTTCAAAGGATCCAAAGTGGGGGAAGAAAATGGAATCGACGGAAGGAGAAGGAAGCTTAGAGCCGGAGATACAGTTCACGGAGATCGAGACGACGGCCAAGTGCTTGGACGGCTCCCTCATCTTCCATGTCGTCAAGGACACCATCGGTTTCATTCTCTACATGCATCAGCAAATCCCTTCGTATGTTCCTTGCTTTCTTTACTCCtcataagaaaaaaatgaataattaatttcTCTGTTTTTTCTTATGAATTTTAACGAATGGATCCCTTTCAAATCCATCATCCTTTTGCttatatttaatcaatttgtAATTTTCTATCATAGAAATTCTAATGTTTTCTCTGtccttttaaataaatttattttgataaactaTGTTGTATAGGTTAGTACTAATTACATTGTAAAATTATACTTCATATCCAGCATTTTGCAGGATATCACTCTTGAATTCGACTTAATGCATACTGAATACAAAGAATTGGTATGTTAGCTTTGTTGGTTCATTTATTTgcactttttttcaaaaaaaaaaaaaccgtaaatttatcatttttttataattttttttgcacCCTAAGAATTGTGAGTTTTAGGAGGTGGATCTTTCAAAAACTGAGTTGAAGGCATCTTTGCGACGAAAGCACATTGGCAGAATGAGAGAGGTTAAGCAAGGGATCAGAAAGATGGAAAAGTTTATGAGTACAATTTCAAGTCTTCAAACTGCGTTGCAATTGTTAATAAGTCAAATCCCTAACATTCATGAGGTTTTTTTGGTCCTTGGTACAAGTCCAATTCGGCCTCAGCATGTTTATCAGTTGTGTTTTTCGCATGCAAATCCTGCTCCGTTTGCTGAAGCTAATTTCATCAAAGGCAAAACAGCAGAAGGGCTTTCAAGGAAGGTACCTATTGCTGCTGTTTCTAGTTCAATTATGAACCGCACTTTTTGCGCCATGTAAATAGTTATTCTGTTTAACAGGCTATTAGGGCATTGATTTCGAAAGATGCAGGTTCCAGTTCCTATCTAGGTAGTTCCTTGAAATATTTCTGTTGTTAATGCAAATGAATCTGTGCCAGTTAAATTGATGGCTGTCTGTTAATTGTTTTTTAGGCCATACAAAGTTGTTTCTGATGGTTAAAGCTCCCACCTCACTCAATCTGCCCTTGCATTTTCTTCCAAAACGTGACTTCAGATACAGTAAAAAGGTAAAGCGGGGGCTCAGGTCTCCCATGAAATCATAAAATAAACTACAATTTAACAAATTGTTTATGCACTAGTGTTAGCTATATGCATTGCTATTTCCACTTTTAGTTTGTAAGCAGTAAGTTGATGCATCTTTCCTTTCCCAGATTGTGCCCTTCAGGTTACGGTTTAAATGCAGAGCCCAAGGTTTGAAAATTGATGAGGATCACAGTTCACTGCCTGGCAGATCAACAGGGATAGATTCTTCAAATGATCTAATCTGGTACAGGGCTTCTTTGCATCTAACTTATTTACTTTGTATCATAATTGTTGTCAACAGCTGTAGTTCAGAATTCAGATCTAACTATTTTGGTTCAAATGGAAAATTAAGATCCCCTTCTATGTAATAAACCTTGCTGGAAAAAATTTAAGCAGGGAAAAGGTTTAATATAGGTAAAGTCAAGATGGTTCAATCTTCAAAATTATCTTTTGAAGTTCTGGTCTAAACTAAGAGACTGATTTTGTAATCATATACTGTAGTACACGGCCATGAATGTCATTGTTAGAATGCTTTCAAGCTGACTGTGAAATCCCCATATTGACAATGAGAACATAGTCTTTCTCAACTCTAAAGCTGTATGTTTAGGTTATACTTTTCTAGTTCAAGCATGCAGAAGGTGATTCACACATATGATATTGGCAAACTAAGGTGCCTCACCACTTTGGTAGATTTTAAGTGACTATCAGTATTTGTATTGATGTTCTCTTGCACACATTTACAAGAAAACCTAGCAGCTGGTTACCTTGTTGAAGGTTGCTTAACTTGGAAGCGAGCCTTAATCAAATTATCTTAGAGGAGGATTTCACGGAAGTGTATGAATTGAGGTTGTCCCAACGTTGCTTATTACCTATTTCATTCTTTACAGGTTTCAGTGTCGGCATGCAATAAAAGGCATAGCATTCAAGACACCAGAAGAAGAATGAGAGGTTCATTGACCCATGATGAAATGCTGTCTTCCTGTCTCATTAAGAGGCTTGTTATACTTTCTATATGCATAGAGATAAGAGTTCATACTAATTGATTGACAAAGCTGCAAGTTTGATGGCTGTGGTTGTAAATGGCCGATTACTGCAGTCAACTTCAGCTTTATAACCTGCAATCTGAACTTCAACTTTGTATGTTATACTGTCTTCTTGACTCCTTCGTTTTGTAGCTCCCTAGAATCTGGAAAGTTAAGCATTACTTGAATATAATTATGCAAAGGCAATTTATTTGACGAATACATAACCAAAATATTTCTTTCGGTTACAAAGGTTAAAGCATAGAAAACCAAGATTTGAAACATTTGTGCAACGAGGATGTTGAGAGACAATGACAATGAAACCTAATCAACATCTACTCTCAAATTTAAAAGGTTTTTAAGTGGGTTTGTACACTGTTTGGGGCTGAACTTGGCAATATGTTTTACATTGGGCTTgaacattttttttatctaaattagtTCTTGAACTTGACATTTGTTACCAAATTTAGGTCTGAATTAGATAACTCTTTTCAcattggggtttgaatttttagtctttaaatttgACAATTGTTTCTATATTGGGGTTTGAAAAAATTTTTTGGTCCAACCTTTTTTAACAAAACATCAAGGactaacttggataaaaaaaagtttagaccTTGATTTGATGTGGGAATAATTAtcaagtttagggactaacttGAACAATAAAAAAGTATAATAGCAATGTCagaataatttttaagtttagggactaacttgaaaaaaaattcaagctcTAATATGGGAACAATTGCCAAGTTAAGGTCCCAAATAGTGTATTAACCCTTTTATATTTAGGTTGGGAAAAGGGCAAAgtcaaatactttttttttttgggggggggttgTTGGGGTGGGGCAGGAATGGCTCGGCAGTTAAAAGGCCAGGGGCCCAGTGCTGAAGTGAAGGATAAGTCTCGGGCTAGCTATTGGTCCACCGGAATTTTCTGTTATTTGAGAAGTTAAGCAACTCAACTCAAACCAGAACAGATGAACGACCAATGAAGCCGAAGGTCGAAGTGAATGAACTCTCAATCTTCGTTCTTTCTGCAACCCTCTGAACCTTAAACTATCTACCTTGTTTGAATccgaataaatccataaatattacTTGACAGAAAACCATGAAGTTCCAAATCGAAGACGTCACCGTCTACTTCCCTTATGATCACATTTACCCGGAACAGTACTGTTACATGATCGAACTGAAACGAACCTTAGATGCCAAAGGACATTGCCTTCTCGAAATGCCTACCGGAACCGGAAAAACCATTGCCTTACTATCACTCATCACCAGCTACTGTCTTTCCAAACCTCAAAGCCCCATGAAGCTCATTTACTGTACACGCACTGTCCACGAGATGGAAAAAACCCTGGCCGAATTAAAGATTTTGCATAATTACCAGATTAAACATTTGGGACCCCAAGCTAGGATTCTTGCTATCGGGCTTTCCTCCAGGAAGAACTTGTGCGTCAACCCAACGGTTGTTGCCGCGGAGAACCGTGATTCAGTGGATGCTGGGTGTAGGAAGTTGACTGCGAGTTGGGTTCGAGCTTTGGCGTCGGAGAATCCCGATGTGGCTATGTGTGAGTTTTTTGAGAATTATGAGAAGGCCGCTTCTGCCGCCGTGTTGCCACCCGGAGTTTATACCCTTCAGGTATTTTAATATAACCAGTGTATAATTTGAGTTTCGATTTCCATTTGTGAACCGAGTTTTGAAGTTATTTAGGTAGCGTTTTGGTTGTTTGCATCCGGAAGTACAAAGCAAAATGCGCAACAATTTAAAAAGCAAAGAATAAAGtgtttatgttataatattagtTTGAAgttaaaaactaaaagaaacacAAATTTTAACGACAAAAGGAATGATTTTATCTTTATACTGGACTGATTATGTTATAACTGATCTAACATTTTTGTAATCTCTGTTTTTGGCACTGTTCTTTTAGGAGTTGAGGGCCTTTGGGAAGGAGAAAGGGTGGTGTCCGTACTTTTTGGCTAGACATATGGTACAGTTTGCAAATGTGGTTGTTTATAGTTATCAATATTTGCTTGATCCAAAGGTGGCTGGAATCATATCAAAGGAAATGCAGAAAGAGTCCGTTGTGGTCTTTGATGAGGCTCATAATATTGACAATGTGTGTATTGAAGCACTTAGTGTTAGTGTTAGGAGACAGACACTTGAAGGAGCGACATGGAATCTTAGTAGGATAAGTCAAGAGATTGATAGGTATGTATTCTTTTAGTAGGATTCTTTATGCCTCAAGTAGTTCTCCATAAATATTTTGGCGCAGCTTTTAGATTAGTTCTTGAGGATTGTACCGTTGTCAATTTCTGAATTGGATCATGGTAGGAAGGTTCAAGGCCACTGATGCAAGCATACTTCGTGCTGAATACAACTGACTTGTGGAGGGTTTGGCGCTGAGAGGAAACCTACCTAGTATGTGGAAAGTTCTTTTTCTCTAAATGTCTTCATCACTTTTTCTTTGCTTTGATGATAGTCGCACACCatcaattttactattttacaatGCAGTCACTGACAACTGGCTTTCAAATCCTGCCTTACCGGATGATATTCTAAAGGAAGCTGTACCTGGAAATATCCGTCGAGCTGAGCACTTCTTGCATGTTCTACGTAGATTGGTTCAGTATCTAAGTGGTAGACTAGACACTGAGAATGTTGAGAAAGAAAGCCCAGTTGGTTTTGTTGCCTCTCTCAGTAGTCATGCTGGAATTGACCAGAAAACATTGAAGTTTTGTTATGATCGTTTGCATTCACTCATGTTGACCCTAGAAATAACTGACACAGATGAGTTCTTACACATCCAAACAATATGTGACTTTGCAACTCTTGTAGGCACTTATGGTCGTGGGTTTTCAATTATTATTGAACCCTTTGATGAAAGGATGCCACATATTCCAGATCCTGTCTTGCAGGTTGGTCTTAgttattcttcttcttttctaaattagtgatttgagtATGTTGGCAAACTTCCATATCCATGGAAATAACATAAGGGTTTTTTCCTACCATTAACATGTCCCTGTGATAATTTCCAAAATCCCCTTTTAATTGAGACCCTGCGTTTGGAAGCTTCATCTCTGTGTTGTTTTgtaggggaagaaaatgaagaagataaaTTTTCATTGTTATTAGTTTTTATGTATAGGATCTTTAATTTCATAACATCTATTTGTCAGATATGGTCATTTAGATGATTCGTTTTCCATGTTGACATCATTATATGCCTCTGTTTCACACTGCAATCTAATTTAATGGTTTTCCTAGTGCTTGCATTCCAATGTATTCTACACAATTTTTCACTTAGAATATTATTAATATCTGATATTATTTAGTCTTCTAATATTACTAAACTTCATGATTTGGCATTCCAGCTTAGCtgtcatgatgcttcacttgccATAAAGCCTGTTTTTGATCGATTCCAATCAGTTCTTATTACATCTGGCACACTCAGCCCAATTGATCTGTACCCTCGCCTTCTTAACTTTCATCCAGTTGTTAGTCGTAGCTTTACAATGTCCTTGACTAGAGATTGCATATGCCCAATGGTTCTCACACGAGGAAGGTAGGCATATTTTAATCTTTACCTTGAACTTACAAAATTGTAACTTGTAAGATATTGAAGCCTCATAAATATAGTCATTTTGCGTCAATTACCATTTAGCTAGTTCTTGCAGCGATCAACTTCCTGTTAGTACCAAATTTGATATGAGAAGTGATCCTGGTGTCGTGAGGAATTATGGGAAGCTCTTGTTGGAGATGGTCTCTGTTGTTCCTGATGGAATTGTCTGTTTTTTCGTCAGTTATTCATACATGGATGGAATTATTAACACTTGGAATGACAGTGGGATTCTGAAGGTGAGGATATTTTGTCTCTCTTTTATGTGCAAAGAATTTGGGCAATTTTCACTCCCTTCTGGCTTCTAcccctctttattttctttcattttttttcccttgCCTCCTATATATAGGACTGGTTCTTGTGAATAACCTTATATTTGTACTGAAAGTAGATGTATATCGTTTTCCAGATGAAATGTTATTAATCCATCTCTTGTAGTAAATAATGCTACATAAgtgtaggaatattctgtaaatattttaggaatattttgtagatattctttttattaaaatcccttattttaagggatcatatctcctatttagtatctttcctaacttagagtttcctaaagtagtgtcataggttgtatataaaaactctgatttatgttctatttaatacataatactctgatttctacatGGTATCAGCTTAGGTTACGATTTCTTTTTCAACCTAGACCATGTCCGAAACTCCTTCTCCTACTTCGGAGATTACTTCAAATCCAGAAAATTTTTCTGGTTCCGATGCTCCATCAGATTCGTCTAGTCAAGGGTCTTGTGAAGGTAATCTGGTCATAAAAGATCCAGAAGGTAACCTTTCTTCTACTGCATTTTTCTCCTCCCAGTTGAATCCTAATTGGATCCTCGATTCTGGTGCTACGGATCATATGACTGGTAACAAGGCATTGTTTCACAATTTTTTCCATACCTTTGGTAAAGCTGTCAAAACGGCTGATGGTACCTTGTGCAAAATAGAGGGACATG contains:
- the LOC107893571 gene encoding uncharacterized protein: MESTEGEGSLEPEIQFTEIETTAKCLDGSLIFHVVKDTIGFILYMHQQIPSILQDITLEFDLMHTEYKELEVDLSKTELKASLRRKHIGRMREVKQGIRKMEKFMSTISSLQTALQLLISQIPNIHEVFLVLGTSPIRPQHVYQLCFSHANPAPFAEANFIKGKTAEGLSRKAIRALISKDAGSSSYLGHTKLFLMVKAPTSLNLPLHFLPKRDFRYSKKIVPFRLRFKCRAQGLKIDEDHSSLPGRSTGIDSSNDLIWFQCRHAIKGIAFKTPEEE